Proteins from a single region of Sphingopyxis sp. BSN-002:
- a CDS encoding thioredoxin domain-containing protein: MTDRKDDYYQPWLRDPAPTQGAAAPAHDEGLAKPKEEPPVGIDLARYKTAEKSRDPLVRPEAIKAGAASLWDRIRDGAAAFADWTIDVGERADIPARVEAMEIPRRSREAVAKGGALTARAARSVGRSSAKASRAAAKASGEAWDKMALGEKVSKLSGDAGRGLGEIAGKTKNGLGNAAKAGSESLRDSIGEAATRLRPSPRPELTPPASGLEQLLAREEKAAETADLAAATPDLPLFASEPAAAPTARPPKAKAASATPPPSVSGPADDDRMPLRPAPAPRAAATASALPVPLWAAALGVIALLGATFWLGGRFGGGMSKGEVETIVADYIRANPEIIPEAFEAQRNKEMAKAVDAVRPALEKPYAGAWAGNADGDVTLVVFTDYACGFCRASVPDVDRLIREDKRLKVVFRELPIISPQSRDAAIMALAAARQGKYDAFHHAMFAASSLDPSAIAAAAERAGVVTDGSADATANEALFQRELESNLALATQLQLNATPTWVVGDQLFQGQVGYDALKQAIAKARKKS; this comes from the coding sequence AGCCGCCGGTCGGAATCGACCTGGCGCGCTACAAGACGGCCGAGAAATCGCGCGATCCGCTCGTCAGGCCCGAGGCGATCAAGGCCGGCGCGGCCAGCCTTTGGGACCGAATACGCGACGGTGCGGCAGCCTTTGCCGACTGGACGATCGATGTCGGCGAACGCGCCGACATTCCCGCACGCGTCGAGGCGATGGAAATTCCGCGACGGTCGCGTGAAGCCGTTGCGAAAGGCGGAGCGCTGACAGCCCGCGCGGCGCGCTCGGTCGGCCGCAGCTCCGCCAAGGCCAGCCGCGCGGCCGCGAAGGCGAGCGGCGAGGCATGGGACAAGATGGCGCTGGGCGAGAAGGTTTCGAAACTGTCGGGCGACGCCGGACGCGGACTCGGCGAAATCGCGGGAAAGACGAAGAACGGTCTCGGCAACGCCGCCAAGGCGGGATCCGAGAGCCTGCGCGACAGCATCGGCGAAGCGGCAACCAGGTTACGCCCTTCCCCGCGCCCCGAACTGACGCCCCCCGCGTCGGGCCTCGAACAGCTCCTCGCCCGCGAGGAGAAGGCAGCGGAAACGGCGGATCTGGCCGCGGCGACGCCCGATCTGCCACTGTTTGCAAGCGAGCCCGCGGCTGCCCCCACCGCCAGGCCGCCCAAGGCCAAAGCGGCAAGCGCTACTCCACCGCCGTCGGTTTCGGGACCCGCCGATGACGATCGCATGCCGCTGCGTCCGGCGCCCGCCCCGCGCGCTGCCGCCACGGCAAGCGCGCTTCCGGTACCGCTATGGGCGGCCGCCCTCGGTGTCATTGCGCTGCTCGGCGCGACTTTCTGGCTCGGCGGCCGCTTCGGCGGCGGCATGAGCAAGGGCGAGGTCGAGACGATCGTTGCCGATTATATCCGCGCCAACCCCGAAATCATTCCCGAAGCCTTCGAGGCGCAGCGCAACAAGGAGATGGCGAAGGCCGTCGATGCGGTACGCCCGGCGCTCGAAAAGCCCTATGCCGGGGCGTGGGCCGGCAACGCCGACGGCGACGTCACACTTGTCGTCTTCACCGATTACGCTTGCGGCTTCTGCCGCGCGAGCGTTCCCGACGTCGACCGCCTCATTCGCGAGGACAAGCGGCTGAAAGTCGTGTTCCGCGAATTGCCGATCATTTCGCCGCAAAGCCGCGACGCCGCAATCATGGCGCTCGCCGCAGCACGGCAGGGCAAATATGATGCCTTCCATCACGCGATGTTCGCGGCTTCGTCGCTCGATCCGTCGGCGATCGCGGCCGCGGCCGAACGCGCGGGGGTCGTCACCGACGGCAGCGCCGATGCGACCGCGAACGAAGCGCTGTTTCAGCGCGAACTCGAATCGAACCTCGCGCTCGCGACGCAACTTCAGCTCAATGCCACGCCGACCTGGGTTGTCGGCGATCAGCTCTTTCAGGGCCAGGTCGGCTATGATGCGCTCAAGCAGGCGATCGCCAAGGCCCGGAAGAAGAGCTGA
- a CDS encoding sulfotransferase, with the protein MVSAALALAENRLPDAEAALRGRLRQDATDVAAIRMLAELAGRLGRYGDAEKLLTRALDLAPGFGAARANLATVYYKQNRFAEAVEALNRVIGDDVDNPAYANLKAAALGRVGGYDEAIALYQELTGRFPGHAKLWMSYGHMLKTVGRQDDSIAAYRRGLEADPGLGEIWWSLANLKTIRFGTTDRAAMEAALTAAPADDAARADDRLHLHFALGKAYDDAGEPEPAFRHYAAGNAIRAEQLGYDAAETTATVDAAIETFTIGFFAERATSGDPAADPIFILGLPRAGSTLIEQILASHSAVEGTMELPDIPALALALGRDMKGDARRWIEALAEASPDQLTDLGAEFLRRTAVQRKSAKPFYIDKLPNNWLYIPFIRLILPNAKIIDARRHPLDCCFSNFRQHFAKGQAFSYGLADIGTYYRDYVRLIAHIDAVQPGKVHRVVHEALLDDPEAEVRAMLAYIDQPFEEECMAFHTNTRAVRTASSEQVRRPLNRDGVDQWRPYESWLQPLKAALGPVLDSYPAIPADF; encoded by the coding sequence ATGGTATCGGCCGCCCTTGCGCTGGCCGAGAATCGTTTGCCGGATGCCGAAGCCGCGCTGCGCGGGCGGCTCCGGCAGGATGCAACCGACGTGGCCGCGATCCGCATGCTCGCCGAGCTCGCGGGACGGCTCGGCCGTTATGGCGATGCCGAGAAACTGCTCACGCGCGCGCTCGATCTCGCACCGGGATTCGGCGCAGCGCGGGCCAACCTCGCCACCGTCTACTACAAGCAGAACCGCTTCGCCGAGGCGGTCGAAGCGCTGAACCGGGTTATCGGCGACGATGTCGACAATCCCGCCTACGCAAATCTGAAAGCCGCCGCGCTCGGCCGCGTCGGCGGCTATGATGAAGCGATCGCGCTTTATCAGGAGCTGACCGGTCGCTTCCCCGGCCACGCCAAGCTCTGGATGAGCTACGGCCATATGCTCAAGACCGTCGGGCGGCAGGACGACAGCATCGCCGCCTATCGGCGCGGGCTCGAGGCCGACCCGGGGCTGGGCGAAATCTGGTGGAGCCTCGCCAACCTGAAGACGATCCGGTTCGGCACAACCGATCGCGCGGCAATGGAGGCCGCGCTGACGGCAGCTCCCGCAGACGATGCCGCGCGCGCGGACGACCGGCTGCATCTCCATTTCGCGCTCGGCAAGGCCTATGACGATGCGGGCGAGCCCGAACCTGCTTTCCGTCATTATGCAGCCGGCAATGCGATCCGGGCGGAGCAGCTCGGCTATGATGCTGCCGAAACGACCGCGACGGTCGATGCGGCGATCGAAACCTTCACGATCGGCTTCTTCGCGGAGCGGGCAACGTCCGGTGACCCGGCCGCCGACCCGATCTTCATCCTGGGTCTTCCGAGAGCGGGATCGACCCTGATCGAGCAGATTCTCGCAAGCCATTCGGCGGTCGAGGGGACGATGGAGTTGCCCGACATCCCGGCACTCGCGCTCGCGCTAGGCCGCGACATGAAGGGCGATGCGCGGCGCTGGATCGAAGCGCTGGCCGAGGCCTCCCCCGACCAGCTCACCGACCTCGGTGCAGAATTTCTTCGCCGCACCGCGGTACAGCGCAAGAGCGCCAAGCCCTTCTATATCGACAAGCTGCCGAACAACTGGCTCTATATTCCCTTCATCCGCCTGATCCTCCCCAACGCGAAAATCATCGACGCGCGGCGCCATCCGCTGGACTGCTGCTTCTCGAACTTTCGTCAGCATTTCGCGAAGGGCCAGGCGTTCAGCTACGGCCTCGCCGATATCGGCACCTATTATCGCGACTATGTCCGGCTGATCGCGCATATCGATGCGGTCCAGCCCGGCAAGGTGCATCGCGTCGTCCATGAGGCGCTGCTCGACGATCCCGAGGCCGAAGTGCGCGCGATGCTGGCCTATATCGATCAGCCGTTCGAGGAGGAGTGCATGGCCTTCCACACGAACACGCGCGCGGTGCGTACCGCATCGAGCGAGCAGGTACGGCGCCCGCTCAATCGCGACGGGGTCGACCAGTGGCGGCCCTACGAAAGCTGGCTCCAGCCGCTCAAGGCCGCGCTCGGACCCGTCCTCGACAGTTATCCGGCGATTCCGGCGGATTTCTAG
- a CDS encoding TonB-dependent receptor, with the protein MRKISAVLARSGAMLLGSTILCTSGTALAQQANSGNDDDIVVTASKREENLQDVPMAISAIGTERLDELQVKEFQDVVKFLPSVTIQTAAPGFAQVYFRGVASGENANHSASLPTVGTYLDEMPVTTIQGALDIHAYDLARVEALAGPQGTLYGASSMAGTIKLVTNRPDTSGTYGEIGAEINSVAHGDFGGVAEGFVNAALSDRAALRLVAWYRHDGGYIDNIPGSRTYPTSGITQDNAALVEKNYNDADTYGARLALGIELDDDWTIRPTIMSQIQKTHGSYAQERSGAVTRSLQTVQYNPESSTDKWLQAALTIEGKIGSWDATVTGGHLRRKTDVESDYSDYAYFYDALYGSGASFYDNNGDLVSPNQYILGIDRYKKSFFEARIASPADARVRFIGGVFWQRQAHNIEQHYVVDDIADSIQVPGTVDNIWLTKQLRVDRDYAAFGELSFDITDKLTLTGGGRVYKFDNSLVGFFGYNNPGFSSNPVYACQGPAVVAGSPCTNLDKRTKDTDFIHKLNLTYKFTPDALVYATWSRGYRPGGINRRGSLPPYGSDTLDNYEFGWKTSWGPVRFNGAVYQEDWNNIQLSFLGLNGLSEIRNAGIARIRGIELDLGYRQNGFSINAGMSYNDAEIRRDFCRIANAAFDCTTAGNSLLAPAGTGLPVTPKFKGNVVTRYEFPVGDLGGHVQFAVNHIGKRRSDLRTFENELKGTLKSYTTVDFSIGVKAESWKAELFATNLFDSRGIINTGVQCLETTCGDPDGISSTGGVFYDTPIKPRLIGLKVSKEF; encoded by the coding sequence ATGCGGAAAATTTCGGCAGTGCTGGCACGGAGCGGCGCGATGCTGCTCGGCAGCACCATCCTGTGCACGTCGGGTACGGCGCTCGCGCAGCAAGCCAACAGCGGCAACGACGACGATATCGTGGTGACCGCCTCGAAGCGTGAGGAAAATCTGCAGGACGTGCCGATGGCGATCAGCGCGATCGGAACCGAACGGCTCGACGAACTGCAGGTCAAGGAATTCCAGGACGTCGTCAAATTCCTGCCGTCCGTGACCATCCAGACTGCCGCTCCGGGCTTTGCCCAGGTCTATTTCCGCGGCGTGGCTTCCGGCGAGAATGCGAACCACTCGGCCTCGCTGCCGACCGTCGGCACCTATCTCGACGAAATGCCCGTGACGACGATCCAGGGCGCGCTCGACATCCACGCCTATGACCTCGCCCGCGTCGAGGCGCTCGCAGGTCCGCAGGGCACGCTTTATGGCGCAAGCTCGATGGCGGGCACGATCAAGCTGGTCACCAACCGCCCCGATACGAGCGGCACCTATGGCGAGATCGGCGCCGAGATCAACAGCGTCGCACACGGCGATTTCGGCGGCGTTGCCGAAGGCTTCGTCAACGCAGCTCTCAGCGACCGCGCCGCGCTGCGCCTCGTCGCCTGGTACCGCCATGACGGCGGCTATATCGACAATATTCCGGGCAGCCGCACCTATCCCACCAGCGGCATCACCCAGGATAATGCGGCGCTGGTCGAGAAGAATTACAACGACGCCGACACCTATGGCGCGCGCCTTGCGCTCGGGATCGAACTCGACGACGACTGGACGATCCGGCCGACGATCATGAGCCAGATCCAGAAGACGCACGGCAGCTATGCGCAGGAGCGTTCGGGTGCGGTCACCCGCTCGCTGCAAACCGTCCAGTACAATCCTGAATCGTCGACCGACAAATGGCTGCAGGCCGCACTGACGATCGAAGGCAAGATCGGCAGCTGGGACGCAACCGTCACCGGCGGCCATCTGCGCCGCAAGACCGACGTCGAAAGCGACTATTCGGACTATGCCTATTTCTATGATGCGCTCTACGGCTCGGGCGCATCCTTCTATGACAACAACGGCGACCTCGTCAGCCCGAACCAGTATATTCTGGGCATCGACCGCTACAAGAAAAGCTTCTTCGAAGCGCGTATCGCGTCGCCCGCCGACGCCCGCGTCCGCTTCATCGGTGGCGTCTTCTGGCAGCGGCAGGCGCATAATATCGAACAGCATTATGTCGTCGACGACATTGCCGATTCGATCCAGGTCCCCGGCACCGTCGACAATATCTGGCTGACCAAGCAGCTGCGTGTCGACCGCGACTACGCCGCCTTCGGCGAACTCAGCTTCGACATTACCGACAAGCTGACGCTGACAGGTGGCGGCCGCGTGTACAAGTTCGACAACAGCCTCGTCGGCTTCTTCGGCTACAACAACCCGGGCTTCAGTTCGAACCCCGTCTACGCTTGCCAAGGTCCCGCGGTGGTCGCCGGATCGCCCTGCACCAACCTCGACAAGCGCACCAAGGATACCGACTTCATCCACAAGCTGAACCTGACCTACAAGTTCACGCCGGATGCGCTCGTCTATGCGACCTGGTCGCGCGGCTATCGTCCCGGCGGCATCAATCGCCGCGGGTCGTTGCCGCCCTATGGCTCCGACACGCTCGACAATTATGAGTTCGGCTGGAAGACGAGCTGGGGACCGGTACGCTTCAACGGCGCAGTGTATCAGGAGGACTGGAACAATATCCAGCTGTCCTTCCTGGGCCTGAACGGGCTGAGCGAGATCCGCAACGCAGGCATCGCGCGCATCCGGGGCATCGAACTCGACCTCGGCTATCGCCAGAACGGCTTCTCGATCAACGCCGGCATGAGCTATAACGACGCCGAAATCCGCCGCGATTTCTGTCGCATCGCCAACGCGGCTTTCGATTGCACGACGGCCGGAAACTCGCTGCTCGCGCCGGCCGGGACGGGCCTGCCGGTAACGCCGAAGTTCAAGGGCAATGTCGTGACGCGGTATGAATTCCCGGTCGGCGATCTGGGCGGCCATGTCCAGTTCGCGGTCAATCATATCGGCAAGCGCCGCAGCGACCTGCGCACCTTCGAAAACGAACTGAAGGGCACGCTCAAATCATACACGACCGTCGATTTCAGCATCGGCGTGAAGGCGGAGAGCTGGAAGGCCGAGCTGTTCGCAACCAACCTGTTCGACAGCCGCGGCATCATCAACACGGGCGTCCAGTGCCTTGAAACCACGTGCGGCGATCCGGACGGGATCAGCAGCACGGGCGGCGTCTTTTACGATACGCCGATCAAGCCGCGCCTGATCGGGCTCAAGGTCAGCAAGGAATTCTGA
- a CDS encoding amino acid permease, translating into MTDIATNTERPGQKLGLLMCIALGMGNMIGSGVFLLPRTLAPLGWNAIIGWLVSIAGTLCLAVVFARLAKRLPEGCAAFTYGAAAFGPGTGFIVAWSYWISCWTVVATLAVAAISNMSILMPWLADAGALPAWIAIGCIWFFTLVNLFGVRRAGGAQLLTLGLKLIPVIGAVLVGIWALGTGVAPPPTMAGTEPVSLSGVSTAATLTLFALLGFESACVVSDRVKDPERTIPRATVIAAAAVGLLYLLSCTTVTLMVPLDVLDQSNAAYATFFGRLVSPAAGDIVALFAAIAALGALNGFVLLQGDIPRDLAHRRLLPPAFARDNKFASPWITQLVSSGLASVIVYANYSRGLADLFAFMVKVTTSTAIILYIVGAASALVLERQGTIKVSAGFAAATVIGFAYSCWAFYGAGVEASLWSLAMTAAGLPIYLVMRQRNPAPA; encoded by the coding sequence GTGACCGACATCGCAACCAACACCGAAAGGCCGGGCCAAAAGCTCGGCCTTTTGATGTGCATCGCACTCGGCATGGGCAATATGATCGGGTCGGGGGTGTTCCTGCTCCCGCGTACCCTTGCACCGCTCGGCTGGAACGCCATCATCGGCTGGCTGGTATCGATCGCCGGAACCCTGTGCCTCGCGGTCGTCTTCGCGCGCCTCGCCAAGCGCCTGCCCGAGGGATGCGCCGCCTTCACCTATGGCGCCGCGGCTTTCGGTCCGGGCACGGGCTTCATCGTCGCATGGAGTTACTGGATCAGTTGCTGGACCGTGGTCGCGACGCTCGCGGTTGCCGCGATCAGCAACATGTCGATCCTGATGCCCTGGCTCGCCGATGCCGGCGCCTTGCCCGCGTGGATCGCGATCGGCTGCATCTGGTTCTTCACGCTCGTCAACCTGTTCGGCGTCCGGCGCGCGGGCGGAGCGCAGCTCCTGACGCTCGGGCTCAAGCTGATCCCGGTGATCGGCGCGGTGCTCGTCGGCATCTGGGCGCTCGGTACCGGCGTCGCACCGCCCCCGACGATGGCGGGTACCGAACCGGTCAGCCTGTCGGGCGTGAGCACGGCGGCAACGCTGACGCTGTTCGCCTTGCTCGGCTTCGAAAGCGCCTGTGTCGTCAGCGACCGCGTCAAGGATCCGGAACGCACGATCCCGCGCGCGACGGTCATAGCGGCGGCAGCGGTCGGCCTCCTCTACCTTCTGTCATGCACGACGGTGACGCTGATGGTGCCGCTCGACGTGCTGGATCAGTCGAATGCCGCCTATGCAACCTTCTTCGGGCGTCTCGTCAGCCCGGCGGCCGGCGACATCGTCGCGCTTTTTGCAGCCATCGCCGCGCTCGGCGCGCTCAACGGCTTCGTTCTGCTGCAAGGCGATATTCCTCGCGATCTTGCCCACCGTCGCCTGCTTCCGCCGGCCTTCGCCCGCGACAACAAGTTCGCCTCGCCGTGGATCACCCAGCTCGTGTCGAGCGGACTCGCAAGCGTCATCGTTTACGCAAACTACTCGCGCGGCCTCGCCGACCTGTTCGCCTTCATGGTCAAGGTGACCACCTCGACGGCGATCATCCTCTATATCGTCGGCGCCGCGTCCGCGCTGGTGCTCGAACGGCAGGGGACGATCAAGGTCTCGGCCGGTTTCGCCGCCGCCACCGTCATCGGCTTCGCCTATAGCTGCTGGGCCTTCTACGGTGCGGGGGTCGAGGCGAGCCTGTGGAGCCTTGCGATGACCGCGGCGGGACTCCCCATCTATCTCGTGATGCGCCAGCGAAATCCGGCCCCGGCCTGA
- a CDS encoding ATP-binding protein, which produces MLNDSHWARALARAIALDHPGRSKAGRALLGWARTRASKFGLAEKAIDRTMLLAGTQAAGEGMSDDDSLVKAARLADALDLATEERALLLLATAMERGPLTRSLAKLVEAEALDMEALAGTLTGLAPHAIRTAEVVRLDLVARWTSKEGKVEFGLCWAFERLLDARPGQHESLIDGLLGRRQAARHAIEDFPAQQREADLAIALLRGALDGGARGINILIHGPPGTGKTELARTLAAAAGEPLHAVGEADSDGDEPSRFDRVAALRLALRTLEKRGRALLLFDEMEDLLGNAQAEQDGRIRNRSGSKLFVNRLLEENVVPVIWTSNSIVDVDPAILRRFSLSIRMDFPGAAYSPAMLERVSAEEAVAVDPALQALATQAPEAASLFRVAARAAGLASDPASASRFAGSVLGAMHGHDIEPHAPRPFDESLLAADADLPALFAQITRAGAPADFSLLLTGPPGTGKTEAVQALARRLGRPLHVKRASDLISKWVGETEKRIAGAFAEAKRQGAMLFFDEVDSLLADRQGASASWEVSQVNELLTWMEEHPLPFAAATNHAAKLDPASARRFVFKVEMRPLDAGRARRAFGHFFAREAPALLDRVGGLTLGDFAVVARQMRFLEAQDDAMLVERLRREQTARPAMPQPLGFGSAPARCE; this is translated from the coding sequence ATGTTGAACGACAGTCATTGGGCGCGCGCCCTCGCGCGCGCCATTGCCCTTGATCACCCGGGCAGGAGCAAGGCCGGACGCGCCCTGCTCGGCTGGGCCCGCACGCGCGCGAGCAAGTTCGGGCTGGCCGAGAAGGCGATCGACCGCACCATGCTGCTCGCGGGTACGCAGGCCGCAGGCGAAGGCATGAGCGACGACGACAGCCTCGTGAAGGCAGCCCGGCTGGCCGATGCGCTCGACCTCGCCACAGAAGAGCGTGCGCTGCTTCTACTAGCCACCGCGATGGAGCGCGGGCCGCTGACGCGCAGCCTCGCCAAGCTCGTCGAAGCCGAAGCGCTCGACATGGAAGCGCTGGCCGGAACACTCACGGGACTCGCGCCGCACGCGATCCGGACCGCCGAGGTCGTGCGGCTCGACCTGGTCGCGCGCTGGACCAGCAAGGAAGGCAAGGTCGAATTCGGCCTGTGCTGGGCGTTCGAGCGCCTGCTCGACGCCCGCCCGGGCCAGCATGAAAGTCTGATCGATGGCCTGCTCGGCCGCCGACAGGCCGCACGGCATGCGATCGAGGATTTCCCCGCGCAGCAGCGCGAGGCCGATCTGGCGATCGCACTGCTGCGCGGTGCGCTGGACGGCGGTGCGCGAGGGATCAACATCCTGATCCACGGTCCGCCGGGAACCGGGAAGACGGAGCTCGCCCGGACGCTCGCCGCAGCAGCAGGCGAACCGCTGCACGCGGTCGGCGAAGCCGACAGTGACGGCGACGAGCCGAGCCGCTTCGACCGCGTCGCCGCACTCCGGCTGGCGCTGCGCACGCTGGAAAAGCGCGGTCGGGCCCTGTTGCTGTTCGATGAGATGGAGGATCTGCTGGGCAATGCGCAAGCCGAACAGGACGGCCGCATCCGGAACCGGTCGGGGTCGAAGCTGTTCGTCAACCGTCTGCTCGAGGAAAATGTCGTCCCGGTCATCTGGACGTCCAACTCGATCGTCGATGTCGATCCCGCCATCCTGCGCCGGTTCAGCCTGTCGATCCGCATGGATTTTCCCGGCGCCGCGTATAGTCCGGCGATGCTGGAGCGGGTGAGCGCCGAAGAGGCGGTCGCGGTCGACCCCGCGTTGCAGGCGCTGGCGACACAGGCGCCCGAGGCGGCGTCGCTGTTCCGCGTTGCCGCGCGCGCGGCGGGGCTGGCCAGCGACCCGGCCAGCGCGAGCCGCTTTGCAGGATCGGTGCTCGGCGCGATGCACGGACACGACATCGAACCCCACGCACCCCGCCCCTTCGACGAGAGCCTTCTCGCCGCCGACGCCGATCTGCCGGCGCTGTTCGCGCAGATCACGCGTGCGGGAGCCCCCGCCGATTTCTCGCTGCTGCTCACCGGGCCGCCGGGGACCGGCAAGACCGAGGCAGTGCAGGCGCTGGCGCGGCGGCTGGGGCGGCCGCTCCATGTGAAGCGCGCGTCGGACCTGATTTCGAAATGGGTCGGCGAGACCGAGAAACGGATCGCCGGTGCCTTTGCCGAGGCAAAGCGGCAGGGGGCAATGCTGTTCTTCGATGAGGTCGATTCGTTGCTCGCCGACCGGCAGGGCGCGTCGGCCAGCTGGGAGGTCAGTCAGGTCAACGAACTGCTGACCTGGATGGAGGAGCACCCCCTGCCCTTTGCCGCGGCGACAAACCATGCGGCGAAGCTCGACCCCGCATCGGCGCGGCGTTTCGTCTTCAAGGTCGAGATGCGCCCGCTCGACGCAGGGCGAGCGCGGCGAGCGTTCGGGCATTTCTTCGCGCGCGAGGCCCCAGCCCTGCTCGACCGGGTCGGCGGGCTGACGCTCGGTGACTTTGCGGTCGTCGCGCGCCAGATGCGATTTCTGGAAGCGCAGGACGATGCGATGCTGGTCGAACGGCTACGGCGCGAGCAGACGGCGCGTCCGGCCATGCCACAGCCGCTCGGTTTCGGGTCAGCGCCAGCGCGGTGCGAATAG
- a CDS encoding NAD(P)/FAD-dependent oxidoreductase, translating to MTKAYDALIIGAGHNGLVCAFYLAKAGLKVRIVEARDVVGGAAVTEEFAPGFRNSVASYTVSLLQPKVIADMKLADHGYRVIERPISNFLPQEDGGYLKLGGGLERTQAEFRKFSNHDADVLPHYYDALENVAELLRDLALRVPPNVGEGMRTLLDGARQGRRFATLSLEQQRDVLDLFTKSARTMLDSWFESEAVKAAFGFDAVVGNYASPDTPGSAYVLLHHVFGEVNGKKGAWGHSVGGMGKITEIMAKVCRDMGVEISLESPVEKVLVDGGKAVGVKLAGGEEIAAARVIANVGPKLLYERMMDASDLPEGFERRIKGFKAGSGTFRMNVALSELPKFTCLPEPGEHHQSGIILAPTLDYMDRAFLDAKQHGWSKAPIVEMLIPSTVDDSLAPEGCHVASLFCQQFAPELPNGRDWDDEEEAAADAILDTVERHAPGFRASIVGQTRLSPKGLERKFGLVGGDIMHGNMSLDQLWAARPVLGNGGYRGAVKGLYICGAGTHPGGGVTGAPGHNAAQVILRDRGLFAPRWR from the coding sequence ATGACCAAAGCCTATGACGCCCTGATTATCGGCGCCGGCCACAACGGCCTCGTCTGCGCCTTCTATCTCGCCAAGGCGGGGCTGAAGGTTCGCATCGTCGAGGCGCGCGACGTCGTCGGCGGTGCCGCGGTGACCGAAGAATTCGCGCCGGGGTTCCGCAATTCGGTCGCGAGCTATACCGTCAGCCTGCTCCAGCCCAAGGTGATCGCCGACATGAAGCTCGCCGATCATGGCTATCGCGTCATCGAGCGGCCGATCAGCAATTTCCTGCCGCAGGAAGATGGCGGCTATCTGAAGCTCGGCGGCGGGCTCGAACGCACGCAGGCCGAGTTCCGCAAATTCTCGAACCACGACGCCGACGTGCTGCCGCACTATTATGATGCGCTCGAAAATGTCGCCGAACTGCTCCGCGACCTCGCGCTCCGCGTCCCGCCGAACGTGGGCGAGGGGATGCGCACCTTGCTCGACGGCGCGCGGCAGGGGCGCCGTTTCGCCACCCTCAGCCTCGAACAGCAGCGCGACGTGCTCGACCTCTTCACCAAATCGGCGCGCACGATGCTCGACAGCTGGTTCGAGAGCGAGGCGGTCAAGGCGGCCTTCGGTTTCGACGCGGTCGTCGGCAATTATGCCAGCCCCGACACGCCGGGCAGCGCTTACGTCCTGCTCCACCACGTCTTCGGCGAGGTAAACGGCAAGAAGGGCGCGTGGGGCCACAGCGTTGGAGGCATGGGCAAGATCACCGAGATCATGGCGAAGGTCTGCCGCGACATGGGCGTCGAGATCAGCCTCGAAAGTCCGGTCGAGAAAGTTCTCGTCGACGGCGGCAAGGCGGTCGGCGTCAAACTCGCCGGCGGGGAAGAGATTGCGGCGGCGCGTGTGATCGCCAATGTCGGACCGAAGCTGCTCTATGAGCGGATGATGGATGCGAGCGACCTGCCTGAGGGCTTCGAGCGCCGGATCAAGGGCTTCAAGGCGGGCAGCGGAACCTTCCGCATGAACGTCGCGCTCAGCGAACTGCCGAAGTTTACCTGCCTGCCCGAACCCGGCGAGCATCACCAGTCGGGGATCATTCTTGCCCCGACGCTCGACTATATGGACCGCGCCTTCCTCGATGCGAAGCAGCACGGCTGGTCAAAGGCCCCGATCGTCGAGATGCTGATCCCCTCGACCGTCGACGACAGCCTCGCGCCCGAGGGTTGCCACGTCGCGAGTCTCTTCTGCCAGCAATTCGCGCCCGAACTGCCGAACGGTCGCGACTGGGACGATGAGGAAGAGGCAGCCGCCGATGCGATCCTCGACACGGTCGAAAGGCACGCCCCCGGCTTCCGCGCGAGCATCGTCGGCCAGACGCGCTTGTCGCCCAAGGGCCTCGAACGCAAGTTTGGCCTCGTCGGCGGTGACATCATGCACGGCAACATGAGCCTCGACCAGCTGTGGGCCGCGCGCCCCGTGCTCGGCAACGGGGGTTATCGCGGTGCGGTGAAAGGCCTCTATATCTGCGGCGCGGGCACGCATCCGGGCGGCGGCGTGACCGGCGCTCCGGGACACAATGCTGCGCAGGTGATCCTGCGCGATCGCGGCCTATTCGCACCGCGCTGGCGCTGA